The following proteins are encoded in a genomic region of Burkholderia gladioli:
- a CDS encoding hydroxyacid dehydrogenase, producing the protein MTQVFVSHPRSMLDHYFGAHATAALGAIAEARFNPEDRELSTAELIEAARNADIIIGYRQTPAPRALFEALPDLLAFARCAVDIRTIDVAAASEHGVLITQASAGFMAAVSEWVIGAMLDLSRSTTDYAAAYRRGERPVPRMGRELRGATLGVIGYGQISRYLCELALAFGMRVVVADPFATVTDLRMHQAGLEALLGEADYVVCLAPANADTAQLMNAERFAAMKPGAVFVNAARGELVDEAALLAALDGGRLGGCALDVGMAADQMPSARLAAHPLVIATPHVGGLTPGAIEHQSLETVAQVEALLQGRIPAGAVNAAHATRLARRQPIELQEPNR; encoded by the coding sequence ATGACCCAGGTATTCGTGAGCCATCCGCGCTCGATGCTCGACCATTACTTCGGCGCGCACGCCACGGCCGCGCTGGGCGCGATCGCCGAGGCGCGCTTCAACCCCGAGGACCGCGAGCTGAGCACCGCGGAACTGATCGAGGCGGCACGCAATGCCGACATCATCATCGGCTATCGCCAGACGCCGGCGCCGCGCGCGCTGTTCGAGGCGCTGCCGGATCTGCTCGCCTTCGCGCGCTGCGCGGTCGACATCCGCACCATCGACGTGGCCGCCGCCAGCGAGCACGGCGTGCTGATCACGCAGGCCAGCGCCGGCTTCATGGCCGCCGTCAGCGAGTGGGTGATCGGCGCGATGCTGGACCTGTCGCGTTCGACCACCGACTACGCCGCCGCCTACCGCCGCGGCGAGCGCCCGGTGCCGCGCATGGGCCGCGAGCTGCGCGGCGCCACGCTCGGCGTGATCGGCTACGGACAGATCTCGCGCTATCTGTGCGAGCTGGCGCTGGCCTTCGGCATGCGCGTGGTGGTGGCCGACCCGTTCGCCACCGTCACCGACCTGCGCATGCACCAGGCCGGGCTCGAGGCCCTGCTCGGCGAGGCCGACTACGTGGTATGCCTGGCGCCGGCCAATGCCGACACGGCGCAGTTGATGAACGCCGAGCGTTTCGCGGCGATGAAGCCCGGCGCGGTGTTCGTCAACGCGGCGCGCGGCGAGCTGGTGGACGAGGCGGCCCTGCTGGCCGCGCTCGACGGCGGCCGGCTCGGCGGCTGCGCGCTCGACGTCGGCATGGCCGCCGACCAGATGCCCTCGGCGCGACTGGCCGCGCATCCGCTGGTGATCGCCACGCCGCACGTGGGCGGCCTCACGCCCGGCGCGATCGAGCACCAGTCGCTCGAGACCGTCGCCCAGGTCGAGGCGCTGCTGCAGGGGCGCATCCCCGCCGGCGCCGTGAATGCCGCCCATGCCACGCGCCTGGCGCGTCGCCAGCCGATCGAACTCCAGGAGCCGAACCGATGA
- a CDS encoding amidohydrolase family protein, whose translation MSPVHALAGACDCHVHIYDDAYPLAPSATFVPPPAPATAYRDMQRALGLSRVVVVQPTGYGTDNRCTLAAIEQLGDGARGVAVVEPGVDDEELQRLHAGGMRGLRFMMLRGGVLGWDALTPLASRIAALGWHINLQLDGRTLPDYEALLARLPTRLVIDHLGKFLGPVAADGEAFAALCRLLDGGRCWIKLSAPYESSREGPPAYQDVAWIARELAARYPERCLWASNWPHPNVKPVPDDAALLDWAIGNLSSAATLARILVTNPAELYGFASGDGAA comes from the coding sequence ATGAGCCCGGTGCACGCGCTGGCAGGCGCCTGCGACTGCCATGTCCACATCTACGACGACGCCTACCCGCTCGCCCCGAGCGCAACCTTCGTGCCGCCGCCGGCGCCCGCCACCGCCTATCGCGACATGCAGCGCGCGCTCGGCCTGTCGCGCGTGGTGGTGGTGCAGCCGACCGGTTACGGCACCGACAACCGCTGCACGCTGGCCGCGATCGAGCAGCTCGGCGACGGCGCGCGCGGCGTGGCGGTGGTGGAGCCCGGCGTGGACGACGAGGAACTGCAGCGCCTGCACGCGGGCGGCATGCGCGGGCTGCGCTTCATGATGCTGCGCGGCGGCGTGCTGGGCTGGGATGCGCTCACGCCGCTGGCCTCGCGCATCGCCGCGCTCGGCTGGCACATCAACCTGCAACTGGACGGCCGCACCCTGCCCGACTACGAGGCGCTGCTCGCGCGCCTGCCCACGCGGCTGGTGATCGACCATCTCGGCAAATTCCTCGGGCCGGTGGCCGCCGACGGCGAGGCCTTCGCGGCGCTGTGCCGGCTGCTCGACGGCGGGCGCTGCTGGATCAAGCTGTCGGCGCCCTATGAGAGTTCGCGCGAGGGGCCGCCCGCCTACCAGGACGTGGCCTGGATCGCGCGCGAGCTGGCCGCGCGTTATCCCGAGCGCTGCCTGTGGGCCTCGAACTGGCCGCATCCGAACGTGAAGCCGGTGCCCGACGACGCGGCCTTGCTCGACTGGGCAATCGGCAACCTCAGCAGCGCCGCCACGCTGGCGCGGATCCTGGTGACCAATCCGGCCGAGCTGTATGGGTTCGCGTCAGGCGACGGCGCGGCCTGA
- a CDS encoding phosphocholine-specific phospholipase C, producing MSTYNRRRFLQTAASTAGAAAALTVFPDAIRKALAIPAASGTGSIQDVQHVVVLMQENRSFDHYFGHLRGVRGYNDRFPIPLASGQPVWFQPSKANPQTPVLPFRYNVNKISECLGDLDHSWYPTHNAINNGRMDAWPANKSDLTMGYHVREDIPFHYALADAFTICDHYFCSMPGPTHPNRTYLMTGMVDPTGKQGGPLLDNNDAVDNDLPPKWDLLTWTTYPERLQAAGISWQLYQQGVNGNDPVNGNYGTNMLPNFANFINAPAGSALQTRGNAVRTLVDLKNDVLANKLPQVSWLCPPAIYSEHPSYTPAYGATYIAQILDALTANPDVWSKTAFFLMYDENDGFFDHIAPPQPPTNRAQGLSTVDVSAEIHNVVNPLRGGSYTADNLPYGMGPRVPMIVISPWTKGGYVNSQVFDHTSVIRFIEQRFGVMEPNITPWRRAVSGDLLSCFDFSTPDAAFPTLPNTSNYQAMSDASCQNPKAVVPAVPSPTSIKEQETGVRAARALPYELHANGREVSKDNEFQINFSNTGKVGASFYVYSTNRSDGPWRYTVEAGKSIADTFNLAGTDGVYNFLVYGPNGFVRQFVGAIPQDKKTRNKSAKPVVVVGYDAANGNVMLKISNKGAKAVKLSVTDNAYGAQTRHFSIPSEGFVEEVWTLKHSHQWYDLTVSDGAAFAWRAAGHVENGKSSFSDPAATQVVTELPSSITSSPTAIAMQDLDLPDMLDA from the coding sequence ATGTCTACCTACAATCGACGACGCTTCCTGCAGACCGCCGCCTCGACGGCCGGCGCAGCCGCTGCCCTGACGGTGTTCCCCGATGCGATCCGCAAGGCGCTCGCCATTCCGGCGGCTTCCGGCACGGGTTCGATCCAGGACGTGCAGCACGTCGTGGTGCTGATGCAGGAAAACCGCTCGTTCGACCATTACTTTGGCCACCTGCGCGGCGTGCGCGGCTACAACGACCGCTTCCCGATCCCCCTGGCCAGCGGCCAGCCGGTCTGGTTCCAGCCGTCCAAGGCCAACCCGCAGACGCCGGTGCTGCCGTTCCGCTACAACGTCAACAAGATCAGCGAGTGCCTGGGCGACCTGGACCATAGCTGGTACCCGACCCACAACGCGATCAACAACGGCCGCATGGACGCCTGGCCGGCCAACAAGTCCGACCTGACGATGGGCTACCACGTGCGCGAGGACATCCCGTTCCACTACGCGCTGGCCGACGCGTTCACGATCTGCGATCACTATTTCTGCTCGATGCCGGGGCCGACGCACCCGAACCGCACCTACCTGATGACCGGCATGGTGGACCCGACCGGCAAGCAGGGCGGCCCGCTGCTGGACAACAACGACGCGGTCGACAACGACCTGCCGCCGAAGTGGGACCTGCTGACCTGGACCACCTACCCGGAGCGCCTGCAGGCCGCCGGCATCTCCTGGCAGCTCTACCAGCAGGGCGTGAACGGCAACGATCCGGTGAACGGCAACTACGGCACCAACATGCTGCCGAACTTCGCCAACTTCATCAACGCGCCGGCCGGCTCCGCGCTGCAGACGCGCGGCAACGCGGTGCGCACCCTGGTCGACCTCAAGAACGACGTGCTGGCCAACAAGCTGCCGCAGGTCTCCTGGCTGTGCCCGCCGGCGATCTATTCCGAGCACCCGAGCTACACGCCGGCCTACGGCGCGACCTACATCGCCCAGATCCTCGACGCGCTGACCGCGAACCCGGATGTGTGGAGCAAGACCGCCTTCTTCCTAATGTACGACGAGAACGACGGCTTCTTCGACCACATCGCCCCGCCGCAACCGCCGACCAACCGCGCCCAGGGCCTGTCGACGGTGGACGTGAGCGCCGAGATCCACAACGTGGTGAACCCGCTGCGCGGCGGCAGCTACACGGCCGACAACCTGCCCTACGGGATGGGCCCGCGCGTGCCGATGATCGTGATCTCGCCCTGGACCAAGGGCGGCTACGTCAACTCGCAGGTGTTCGACCACACCTCGGTGATCCGCTTCATCGAGCAGCGCTTCGGCGTGATGGAGCCGAACATCACCCCGTGGCGCCGCGCCGTGTCGGGCGACCTGCTGAGCTGCTTCGACTTCAGCACGCCGGACGCCGCGTTCCCGACGCTGCCGAACACCAGCAACTACCAGGCGATGTCCGACGCGTCCTGCCAGAACCCCAAGGCGGTGGTGCCGGCGGTGCCGAGCCCCACCTCGATCAAGGAACAGGAAACCGGCGTGCGCGCCGCGCGCGCCCTGCCCTACGAGCTGCACGCCAACGGTCGCGAAGTCAGCAAGGACAACGAATTCCAGATCAACTTCTCGAACACGGGCAAGGTGGGCGCGAGCTTCTACGTGTACTCGACCAACCGAAGCGACGGCCCGTGGCGCTACACGGTGGAGGCCGGCAAGTCGATCGCCGACACCTTCAACCTGGCCGGCACGGACGGCGTCTACAACTTCCTGGTGTATGGCCCGAACGGTTTCGTGCGCCAGTTCGTCGGCGCGATCCCGCAGGACAAGAAGACCCGGAACAAGTCGGCCAAGCCGGTGGTGGTGGTGGGCTACGACGCGGCCAACGGCAACGTCATGCTGAAGATCAGCAACAAGGGCGCCAAGGCCGTGAAGCTGTCCGTCACGGATAACGCCTACGGCGCGCAGACGCGCCACTTCTCGATCCCGTCGGAAGGTTTCGTCGAGGAAGTCTGGACGCTCAAGCACAGCCACCAGTGGTACGACCTGACCGTCTCCGACGGCGCGGCCTTCGCCTGGCGCGCCGCCGGCCACGTGGAGAACGGCAAGAGCAGCTTCAGCGATCCGGCCGCCACGCAGGTGGTGACCGAGCTGCCGAGCTCGATCACTTCCTCGCCGACGGCGATCGCGATGCAGGACCTGGACCTGCCGGACATGCTCGACGCCTGA